A stretch of the Candidatus Omnitrophota bacterium genome encodes the following:
- the gdhA gene encoding NADP-specific glutamate dehydrogenase, whose product MSAYVAKVIDQVKKRNPNEPEFHQAVEEVLSSLEPVLERNPVYEKAKILERITEPERVIIFRVPWLDDKGDIQVNRGFRVQFNSAIGPYKGGLRLHPTVYLGLLKFLAFEQVFKNSLTTLPMGGAKGGSDFDPKGKTDNEVMRFCQSFMTELFRHIGPDTDVPAGDIGVGAREIGFFFGQYKRLKNEFTGVLTGKSLNWGGSLIRPEATGYGAVYFAQEMLDTRKDSLKGKVCVVSGSGNVAQYTVEKLNQFGAKPVTLSDSSGFIYDPKGITEEKLRYVMELKNVRRGRIKEYAAKYGVDYYEGKKPWGIKCQAVFPAATQNEIDKDDAQALLKNGCFLVVEGANMPTMPEAVRKFIKAGILYGPGKAANAGGVATSGLEMSQNSQRLAWTRDEVDARLKLIMKSIHSSVRKAAAQYGQPDNYVFGANIAGFVKVANSVLEQGVV is encoded by the coding sequence ATGTCTGCGTATGTGGCAAAGGTTATTGATCAGGTAAAAAAACGCAATCCAAATGAGCCGGAATTCCACCAGGCGGTTGAAGAGGTTTTGTCAAGTCTGGAGCCTGTTCTTGAGCGTAATCCCGTATACGAGAAAGCAAAGATACTTGAACGCATAACGGAGCCTGAAAGGGTCATAATATTCCGTGTCCCCTGGCTTGATGATAAAGGCGATATACAGGTAAACAGGGGTTTCCGCGTGCAATTTAACAGCGCTATAGGCCCCTATAAAGGAGGCCTTAGGCTTCATCCCACAGTGTATTTAGGATTGCTTAAATTCCTTGCCTTTGAACAGGTTTTTAAAAATTCTCTTACCACCCTTCCGATGGGCGGCGCCAAAGGGGGTTCTGATTTTGATCCCAAAGGAAAAACAGATAATGAGGTTATGCGTTTTTGCCAGTCATTTATGACGGAGCTTTTTAGGCATATAGGCCCTGATACGGACGTGCCCGCGGGCGATATAGGTGTAGGCGCCCGCGAAATAGGTTTTTTCTTCGGCCAATACAAAAGACTCAAAAATGAATTTACAGGTGTTCTTACCGGTAAATCCCTGAATTGGGGCGGGTCATTGATAAGGCCCGAGGCTACAGGATACGGCGCTGTTTATTTCGCCCAGGAAATGCTTGATACGAGAAAGGATTCTTTAAAAGGCAAGGTGTGCGTCGTGTCGGGTTCCGGGAACGTTGCCCAATATACGGTTGAAAAACTTAATCAATTTGGAGCAAAGCCCGTCACTCTTTCGGATTCTTCGGGTTTTATATACGATCCCAAAGGTATAACCGAAGAAAAACTGCGCTATGTTATGGAGCTTAAAAATGTCAGGCGCGGGCGTATTAAAGAATATGCCGCCAAATACGGAGTTGATTATTATGAAGGCAAAAAGCCATGGGGCATAAAATGCCAGGCGGTCTTTCCCGCGGCGACACAGAACGAGATAGACAAAGATGACGCGCAGGCCTTGCTGAAGAACGGATGTTTTCTTGTGGTTGAAGGCGCCAATATGCCAACAATGCCTGAAGCTGTCCGTAAATTTATCAAGGCAGGCATATTATACGGCCCCGGTAAAGCCGCCAACGCGGGTGGTGTCGCGACGTCAGGCCTTGAAATGAGCCAGAATTCACAAAGGCTGGCCTGGACAAGAGACGAAGTTGATGCCAGATTAAAGCTTATAATGAAATCAATACATAGTTCGGTCAGGAAAGCGGCCGCCCAATACGGCCAGCCCGATAATTATGTCTTTGGCGCGAACATAGCCGGTTTTGTCAAGGTTGCCAACTCCGTGCTTGAACAAGGTGTTGTTTAA